In Epinephelus lanceolatus isolate andai-2023 chromosome 16, ASM4190304v1, whole genome shotgun sequence, one DNA window encodes the following:
- the lsm10 gene encoding U7 snRNA-associated Sm-like protein LSm10 codes for MESEGTDSPSSGPAPVAEVFNSIRERTIAENSMVVLLQGLQGEVTTVDLRNESTARGRVVSVDAFMNIRLEDVLYRDRRGKLTQLQDMFITGRNVRYVHIPDHMDIMKTIESQLAKIHRVRNFASHGGGRKEFKKTK; via the coding sequence ATGGAGTCAGAGGGGACTGATTCCCCGTCATCGGGCCCAGCGCCTGTAGCTGAGGTCTTTAATTCCATCCGGGAGCGCACAATTGCAGAGAACAGCATGGTGGTCCTGCTGCAGGGTCTGCAGGGAGAGGTGACCACAGTGGACCTGAGGAACGAGAGCACAGCGCGGGGCCGCGTAGTCAGCGTGGACGCCTTCATGAACATACGTCTGGAGGATGTGCTGTACCGAGACAGACGGGGTAAGCTCACCCAGCTGCAGGACATGTTTATCACAGGCAGAAATGTCCGCTACGTCCACATCCCAGACCACATGGACATAATGAAGACCATTGAGAGCCAGCTGGCCAAGATCCACAGAGTCCGCAACTTTGCCAGTCATGGAGGAGGCAGAAAAGAGttcaagaaaacaaaataa
- the oscp1a gene encoding protein OSCP1a isoform X2, whose product MSVRTLPLVFINLGGEMLYILDQRLQALNTSEDNSEKVMNDIVGTLFSKDFMDELLKPQQLYSHRTMKTVLTRIAHASIMRLNPASMDRLYELMVMALKYQVFLCPRPKDLLLITYNHIDTVREFVKDTPVLVNQVDETHRKIIEVYSSLPEGEFQLLRQTLLIFFQDLHVRVSLFLKNQAQNPNGRFVLSTSGPVPHGVDVPGLIRTFDSKGREVRRREFPTGGSYTSPIRKGCFELHGDRVLRLGINMYTVNHPEETHTSKTPSVKTGDTPNLLAKEELNLLARLMGSMKAENRPKTESGFRINLFTTDQEEEEAVASGAEQSMFGVINIQAMQDEQAATELARIAGEFAEGEEQPENPSSSSKGDDLLAMMDDL is encoded by the exons ATGTCTGTGAGAACTCTCCCCCTGGTTTTCATTAATCTTGGTGGAGAAATGCTTTACATACTGGACCAACGCCTGCAAGCTCTCAACACGTCTGAGGACAATTCAGAGAAAG TTATGAATGACATTGTTGGGACACTGTTTAGTAAAGACTTTATGGATGAACTTCTCAAACCTCAGCAGCTGTATTCTCACAGGACAATGAAAACAGTGCTAACTCGGATAGCGCACGCCTCCATCATGAGGTTGAACCCAGCCAGCATGGACAGG CTTTATGAGCTGATGGTCATGGCACTCAAATATCAGGTCTTCCTCTGCCCTCGGCCTAAAGACTTGCTGCTCATCACTTACAATCACATAGACACCGTAAGGGAATTTGTGAAAGACACTCCTGTGCTCGTGAACCAAGTGGATGAGACACATAGGAAGATCATTGAG GTGTACTCATCTCTACCAGAAGGTGAATTCCAGCTTCTCAGGCAAACACTGCTCATATTTTTTCAAGACCTGCATGTTCGT GTGTCACTTTTCCTCAAAAATCAAGCCCAGAATCCCAATGGACGTTTTGTCCTGTCAACATCAGGCCCAGTGCCACATGGGGTGGATGTTCCAGGGCTTATTAG GACGTTTGACAGTAAGGGCAGAGAAGTGAGACGACGTGAGTTCCCCACAGGAGGAAGTTACACCAGCCCCATCAGAAAGGGATGCTTCGAACTGCATGGAGACAGAGTCCTCAGACTGGGCATAAACAT GTACACCGTGAACCATCCAGAGGAGACACATACATCCAAGACTCCCTCTGTCAAG ACAGGTGACACTCCCAACCTGCTGGCCAAAGAGGAGCTGAACCTGCTGGCTCGTCTGATGGGCAGCATGAAGGCAGAGAACAGGCCAAAAACTGAGAGTGGCTTTAGGATCAACCTGTTCACTACAGaccaagaggaggaggaggc GGTGGCTTCAGGTGCTGAGCAGTCCATGTTTGGAGTGATAAATATTCAAGCAATGCAG GATGAACAGGCTGCGACTGAGCTGGCTCGAATTGCCGGAGAATTTgcagaaggagaggagcagcCTGAaaatcccagcagcagcagcaaaggagACGACCTGCTGGCCATGAtggatgacctttga
- the oscp1a gene encoding protein OSCP1a isoform X3: MSVRTLPLVFINLGGEMLYILDQRLQALNTSEDNSEKVMNDIVGTLFSKDFMDELLKPQQLYSHRTMKTVLTRIAHASIMRLNPASMDRLYELMVMALKYQVFLCPRPKDLLLITYNHIDTVREFVKDTPVLVNQVDETHRKIIEVYSSLPEGEFQLLRQTLLIFFQDLHVRVSLFLKNQAQNPNGRFVLSTSGPVPHGVDVPGLIRTFDSKGREVRRREFPTGGSYTSPIRKGCFELHGDRVLRLGINMYTVNHPEETHTSSASTNLLQTGDTPNLLAKEELNLLARLMGSMKAENRPKTESGFRINLFTTDQEEEEAVASGAEQSMFGVINIQAMQDEQAATELARIAGEFAEGEEQPENPSSSSKGDDLLAMMDDL; this comes from the exons ATGTCTGTGAGAACTCTCCCCCTGGTTTTCATTAATCTTGGTGGAGAAATGCTTTACATACTGGACCAACGCCTGCAAGCTCTCAACACGTCTGAGGACAATTCAGAGAAAG TTATGAATGACATTGTTGGGACACTGTTTAGTAAAGACTTTATGGATGAACTTCTCAAACCTCAGCAGCTGTATTCTCACAGGACAATGAAAACAGTGCTAACTCGGATAGCGCACGCCTCCATCATGAGGTTGAACCCAGCCAGCATGGACAGG CTTTATGAGCTGATGGTCATGGCACTCAAATATCAGGTCTTCCTCTGCCCTCGGCCTAAAGACTTGCTGCTCATCACTTACAATCACATAGACACCGTAAGGGAATTTGTGAAAGACACTCCTGTGCTCGTGAACCAAGTGGATGAGACACATAGGAAGATCATTGAG GTGTACTCATCTCTACCAGAAGGTGAATTCCAGCTTCTCAGGCAAACACTGCTCATATTTTTTCAAGACCTGCATGTTCGT GTGTCACTTTTCCTCAAAAATCAAGCCCAGAATCCCAATGGACGTTTTGTCCTGTCAACATCAGGCCCAGTGCCACATGGGGTGGATGTTCCAGGGCTTATTAG GACGTTTGACAGTAAGGGCAGAGAAGTGAGACGACGTGAGTTCCCCACAGGAGGAAGTTACACCAGCCCCATCAGAAAGGGATGCTTCGAACTGCATGGAGACAGAGTCCTCAGACTGGGCATAAACAT GTACACCGTGAACCATCCAGAGGAGACACATACATCCA GCGCCTCTACCAACCTGCTGCAGACAGGTGACACTCCCAACCTGCTGGCCAAAGAGGAGCTGAACCTGCTGGCTCGTCTGATGGGCAGCATGAAGGCAGAGAACAGGCCAAAAACTGAGAGTGGCTTTAGGATCAACCTGTTCACTACAGaccaagaggaggaggaggc GGTGGCTTCAGGTGCTGAGCAGTCCATGTTTGGAGTGATAAATATTCAAGCAATGCAG GATGAACAGGCTGCGACTGAGCTGGCTCGAATTGCCGGAGAATTTgcagaaggagaggagcagcCTGAaaatcccagcagcagcagcaaaggagACGACCTGCTGGCCATGAtggatgacctttga
- the oscp1a gene encoding protein OSCP1a isoform X1: MSVRTLPLVFINLGGEMLYILDQRLQALNTSEDNSEKGVWSENDRKRVMNDIVGTLFSKDFMDELLKPQQLYSHRTMKTVLTRIAHASIMRLNPASMDRLYELMVMALKYQVFLCPRPKDLLLITYNHIDTVREFVKDTPVLVNQVDETHRKIIEVYSSLPEGEFQLLRQTLLIFFQDLHVRVSLFLKNQAQNPNGRFVLSTSGPVPHGVDVPGLIRTFDSKGREVRRREFPTGGSYTSPIRKGCFELHGDRVLRLGINMYTVNHPEETHTSKTPSVKTGDTPNLLAKEELNLLARLMGSMKAENRPKTESGFRINLFTTDQEEEEAVASGAEQSMFGVINIQAMQDEQAATELARIAGEFAEGEEQPENPSSSSKGDDLLAMMDDL, from the exons ATGTCTGTGAGAACTCTCCCCCTGGTTTTCATTAATCTTGGTGGAGAAATGCTTTACATACTGGACCAACGCCTGCAAGCTCTCAACACGTCTGAGGACAATTCAGAGAAAG GAGTGTGGtcagaaaatgacagaaaaagag TTATGAATGACATTGTTGGGACACTGTTTAGTAAAGACTTTATGGATGAACTTCTCAAACCTCAGCAGCTGTATTCTCACAGGACAATGAAAACAGTGCTAACTCGGATAGCGCACGCCTCCATCATGAGGTTGAACCCAGCCAGCATGGACAGG CTTTATGAGCTGATGGTCATGGCACTCAAATATCAGGTCTTCCTCTGCCCTCGGCCTAAAGACTTGCTGCTCATCACTTACAATCACATAGACACCGTAAGGGAATTTGTGAAAGACACTCCTGTGCTCGTGAACCAAGTGGATGAGACACATAGGAAGATCATTGAG GTGTACTCATCTCTACCAGAAGGTGAATTCCAGCTTCTCAGGCAAACACTGCTCATATTTTTTCAAGACCTGCATGTTCGT GTGTCACTTTTCCTCAAAAATCAAGCCCAGAATCCCAATGGACGTTTTGTCCTGTCAACATCAGGCCCAGTGCCACATGGGGTGGATGTTCCAGGGCTTATTAG GACGTTTGACAGTAAGGGCAGAGAAGTGAGACGACGTGAGTTCCCCACAGGAGGAAGTTACACCAGCCCCATCAGAAAGGGATGCTTCGAACTGCATGGAGACAGAGTCCTCAGACTGGGCATAAACAT GTACACCGTGAACCATCCAGAGGAGACACATACATCCAAGACTCCCTCTGTCAAG ACAGGTGACACTCCCAACCTGCTGGCCAAAGAGGAGCTGAACCTGCTGGCTCGTCTGATGGGCAGCATGAAGGCAGAGAACAGGCCAAAAACTGAGAGTGGCTTTAGGATCAACCTGTTCACTACAGaccaagaggaggaggaggc GGTGGCTTCAGGTGCTGAGCAGTCCATGTTTGGAGTGATAAATATTCAAGCAATGCAG GATGAACAGGCTGCGACTGAGCTGGCTCGAATTGCCGGAGAATTTgcagaaggagaggagcagcCTGAaaatcccagcagcagcagcaaaggagACGACCTGCTGGCCATGAtggatgacctttga
- the zc3h12ab gene encoding endoribonuclease ZC3H12A encodes MNAGVALYTPVHPWSKDPSTTPLRLPDSDTPAWIFPSLLPAAPDSSHPSCERMYPSESDPQHLDAQLDFCHKLGYSTAQVQAVQQKFGPNMDTDKLLGELVMIRASREGGRGAEQGPVTTMSVLVPRGDLQALGPTMQLPVTAPSFQSREESSEDEDALRPIVIDGSNVAMSHGNKEVFSCLGIQLAVNFFAERGHTEITVFVPSWRKEQPRPDVPITDQHILRDLERRKILVFTPSRRVAGKRVVCNDDCFIVKLGYESDGIVVSNDMYRDLQGEKPEWKRFIEERLLMYSFVNNKFMPPDDPLGRHGPTLENFLRRFPKTPKKQPCPYGKKCTYGIKCKFHHPERAKQSNRSVADELRESAKPPSTAVKQSSPVPGQSLSLVEDMAKKLTLGHESGSLKKDHKYNQVKASHRSSKKATSRKEKSSQHSASDHSSVRQSSSHEQLDSGLGSIDSQPMDAPWSVCDHKHSASYKSSQHTHSVRKQYCPPCSCCSHDLTSQGPTPAFHHHNQHFSIPYPPPYASYGTYPVSMPAYSQPTDFQHSRVPSRPQQQYWSDPFGAYPPAGCSLPGERSHWEPPQGASPGREEREIVRKKLLAIFSAHFVDTAMDMFPQQMDPQMLVAEILKLQSQNRTLK; translated from the exons ATGAATGCTGGTGTTGCTCTCTACACACCTGTTCACCCGTGGAGTAAAGACCCCAGCACCACCCCTCTACGCCTCCCAGACTCTGACACTCCTGCATGGATCTTCCCTTCACTTCTCCCTGCGGCTCCAGACTCCTCCCACCCTTCCTGTGAGAGAATGTACCCTAGTGAATCTGACCCCCAGCACCTGGATGCCCAGCTGGACTTCTGCCACAAGCTCGGGTACTCCACGGCTCAGGTTCAGGCCGTTCAGCAGAAGTTCGGCCCCAACATGGACACAGATAAACTACTGGGGGAGCTGGTTATGATCCGGGCCAGTCGGGAGGGCGGTCGGGGGGCTGAGCAGGGGCCGGTCACCACAATGTCGGTGCTTGTGCCCAGAGGGGACCTCCAGGCTCTGGGGCCAACCATGCAGCTGCCTGTGACTGCACCATCTtttcagagcagagaggagagcagtGAGGATGAAGACGCTCTGAGACCCATTGTTATAGATGGGAGTAACGTGGCCATGAG CCATGGGAACAAGGAAGTTTTCTCTTGTCTGGGAATCCAGTTGGCTGTAAACTTCTTCGCAGAGAGAGGCCATACTGAAATAACCGTGTTTGTTCCTTCATGGAGGAAGGAGCAGCCCCGGCCAGATGTTCCTATCACAG ATCAGCACATTCTGCGAGAcctggagaggaggaagattcTGGTGTTTACGCCATCGAGACGTGTCGCAGGCAAACGGGTGGTCTGCAACGACGATTGCTTCATCGTCAAGCTTGGCTACGAGTCTGACGGCATCGTCGTTTCCAACGACATGTACCGGGACCTTCAGGGAGAGAAGCCTGAGTGGAAGCGCTTCATCGAAGAGAGGCTGCTCATGTACTCCTTTGTTAATAACAA GTTTATGCCTCCTGATGATCCTCTGGGCCGTCATGGACCGACCCTGGAGAACTTCTTGCGGAGGTTTCCAAAGACTCCAAAAAAACAGCCGTGCCCTTATG GAAAGAAATGTACCTATGGAATCAAATGTAAGTTCCACCATCCTGAGCGAGCCAAACAGTCCAACCGCTCAGTTGCCGATGAGCTTAGGGAGAGCGCCAAGCCACCGTCCACTGCAGTGAAACAATCCAGTCCTGTGCCTGGACAGAGCCTCTCACTGGTGGAGGATATGGCAAAGAAACTGACTCTGGGACATGAAAGTGGCTCCTTAAAGAAAGACCATAAATACAATCAGGTGAAGGCGAGTCACCGCTCCAGCAAGAAGGCCACATCTAGAAAGGAGAAGAGCAGCCAGCACTCGGCCTCTGACCACAGCTCAGTGCGGCAGAGTAGCTCACATGAGCAGCTGGACTCTGGTCTAGGCTCCATAGACAGTCAGCCGATGGATGCTCCTTGGAGTGTGTGTGATCACAAGCATAGTGCATCATACAAGAGCTCTCAGCACACCCACAGTGTGAGAAAACAGTATTGCCCTCCGTGCAGCTGCTGCTCACATGACCTTACTTCTCAGGGCCCCACACCAGCGTTCCACCACCACAACCAGCATTTCAGCATTCCCTACCCGCCTCCTTACGCTAGCTATGGTACATACCCTGTCAGCATGCCTGCATACAGTCAGCCGACAGATTTCCAGCACAGCAGAGTCCCCAGCCGCCCACAGCAGCAGTACTGGTCTGATCCGTTTGGGGCTTATCCCCCAGCAGGCTGCAGCCTGCCAGGGGAGCGCTCGCACTGGGAGCCTCCTCAGGGGGCGAGTCCTggcagggaggagagagagattgTCAGAAAGAAGCTCCTCGCTATCTTCAGTGCTCACTTCGTTGACACGGCCATGGACATGTTTCCTCAGCAGATGGATCCACAGATGTTGGTTGCTGAGATCCTCAAGTTGCAGAGTCAGAACAGGACGCTGAAATGA